CTCATTTGCGCTTACCGCCTCTGCTTCCCCGATGTGGAACTGAGCCTTTCCACCCGCGAAAGCCCCCGTTTCCGCAACCACCTCGTTCCCCTTGGTGTTACCACCATGAGCGCCGGCAGCCGCACCAATCCCGGCGGCTATGCCGTGGAACCAACGTCGCTGGAGCAATTCGAGATATCAGATGAACGGAGCCCCGCTGCAGTGGCCGATATGATCAGAGCGCACGGCTATAGCCCGGTATGGAAGGACTGGGACGATTTCGGATAGTAAAAAAACGCCATTTCCATATGCTGGACTTCGGAAGCGTCGTACAGGAACATCCGCTCCATTTTATCGCCGGAAGTTTCCATGGCGCCACGGAGGATGGTAAGGGGAGGATGGGCGGCTTCCGCAAACCGGGGCCATGTCGCCAGGATGCAGATAAGGGCCCCAAAGAGGCAGGAATGTCGTTTCATAAACGGAAGAATTATGGTTGTTCGCATACATTTTAAGACAACACAGGTACAGGAACCGGGGAAGGAAGGGACAGGCGGACAAATTTCTATAACAATCGGCGGGAATTGACTTCCGGAGGCTAACTTTGCAGCATGGACCAGTCGAGTGGGAAGATTTATACGCTTCAGTTCGGGTTGCTTTGCCTGAGCAACCTGCTTTTCTCCGCTAGTTTTAACATGATGATCCCCGAGCTGCCTGCTTACCTCACCAGCCTGGGCGGCGCCGACTATAAGGGATACATCATCGGTCTTTTCACCCTGATGGCCGGCCTGAGCCGGCCTTTTTCCGGAAAACTGACAGACACCATCGGCCGCATTCCTGTGATGGTATTCGGTTCCGTGATCTGCGTCATCTGCAGCCTCCTGTACCCTATGGTCAGCAGCGTTGGCGCGTTTCTCCTGCTGCGGTTTTTTCATGGGTTTTCCACCGGCTTCAAGCCCACCGGCACCTCGGCCTACGTGGCGGATATGGTCCCCTTCAACCGCCGCGGCGAAGCGATGGGGATGGTAGGACTGGCCAGTACGATCGGGCTGTCGCTGGGCCCCTCCATCGGCGGTTCCATCGCCAATGCCTGGGGCATCGTGACCATGTTCCAGATCTCAGCGATATTCGCCTTGTTATCTGTCGTGATTCTCATCGGCATGAAGGAAACGTTGCACAACCGGGAGAAGTTCCGGCCGGCGTTGTTGAAAATCTCCCGTCACGAGATATTCGAGCCTGCCGTGATGGCGCCCGTTGTGATTACGTTCCTCACTTACTTCAGTTACGGCGCGCTGCTTACTATCATCCCGGATTTCAGCGCCCACCTGGGTTTGCAGAATAAAGGGTTATTTTTTACTTTCTTCACCGCCAGCTCCATCGGGATCCGGTTGCTGGCCGGCAAAACCTCCGACCGCTACGGCCGTGTGCCCATTTTGAAGATCGCGGCCACGCTGATGGCCATTTCCATGGTGGTGATCGGGCTGGCGCATACACCCGCGGTATTGCTGGCGGGTGCTTTGTTGTACGGCGTTTCGCTGGGTTTGAATTCCCCGGCCGTAACGGCGTGGACCATCGACCTGGGGTTACCCGAGCACCGGGGGCGTGCGCTGGGCAGTATGTACATCGCCCTGGAAGCGGGCATCGGGCTGGGGGCATTCTTCTCCGCAGAATGGTACGGCAACAACCCCGCTCATTTCGCCAAAGTATTCTTCATTATGGCAGGCGTCACCATTCTGGCAACCATCTACCTGCTGTTCGTGTATCGCAACAAATACGTCCGCTACGCGCGCAAATCCATCAAATCCCACTACCGCAACCGCTAAAACCGGACGGCAAGCACGGTTTCTTCACAA
Above is a genomic segment from Chitinophaga pollutisoli containing:
- a CDS encoding MFS transporter translates to MDQSSGKIYTLQFGLLCLSNLLFSASFNMMIPELPAYLTSLGGADYKGYIIGLFTLMAGLSRPFSGKLTDTIGRIPVMVFGSVICVICSLLYPMVSSVGAFLLLRFFHGFSTGFKPTGTSAYVADMVPFNRRGEAMGMVGLASTIGLSLGPSIGGSIANAWGIVTMFQISAIFALLSVVILIGMKETLHNREKFRPALLKISRHEIFEPAVMAPVVITFLTYFSYGALLTIIPDFSAHLGLQNKGLFFTFFTASSIGIRLLAGKTSDRYGRVPILKIAATLMAISMVVIGLAHTPAVLLAGALLYGVSLGLNSPAVTAWTIDLGLPEHRGRALGSMYIALEAGIGLGAFFSAEWYGNNPAHFAKVFFIMAGVTILATIYLLFVYRNKYVRYARKSIKSHYRNR